A window of Sutcliffiella cohnii contains these coding sequences:
- a CDS encoding hotdog fold thioesterase gives MSKTLMGQLGIEIVELSQERVIATMPVDHRTHQPFGLLHGGASVALAETVASMGTYHLIDQENEICVGLEINANHVRGVKEGVVKAVGTPLHKGKTTMVWDIKITDEKEQLVCVSRCTMAILPKRK, from the coding sequence ATGTCAAAAACGTTAATGGGTCAGCTCGGAATAGAAATTGTCGAGCTTTCACAAGAGAGAGTAATTGCAACGATGCCAGTTGACCATCGTACTCATCAGCCATTCGGATTGTTGCATGGTGGAGCTTCGGTTGCACTTGCTGAAACGGTAGCAAGTATGGGTACGTATCATTTAATAGACCAAGAAAATGAAATATGTGTAGGCCTTGAAATAAACGCAAATCACGTTCGTGGGGTGAAAGAAGGGGTAGTGAAGGCTGTCGGTACCCCTTTACACAAAGGAAAAACAACGATGGTTTGGGATATAAAAATTACCGATGAAAAAGAGCAGCTTGTTTGCGTTTCCCGTTGCACAATGGCAATTCTACCGAAGAGAAAATAA